In the genome of Mytilus edulis chromosome 3, xbMytEdul2.2, whole genome shotgun sequence, one region contains:
- the LOC139514142 gene encoding uncharacterized protein — translation MLVNQMDTHCEEMSGYYLKKLAKGDNQMDTHSEETSGYYLKKLAKGDNQMDTHSEETSRYYLKKLAKGDNKITLTNCYSEAIPDKLDLERFERGQQFFRRNISACLFTMMCSLVCGLCVTNLLEPLVFTGKSDTPRKSLIRYLKTMAHVVQWHCGNVWDINSKARKSLQIVCGLHDRTRVDMMKKTEKLYVSQYDMSLVQAGFMGAIIMYPKQFGIKASQDDLKDYVYFWRWIGYLLGMEDSNNICVNSLEEAIAICHEIENDIVYPALHKPPPHFHHMAKAFTDGSNIFRNFKFFTPESVISFSLDLAKKERLPHSFVDKIRIIFLKVFVNLIYYSSLFRNFMNRNVEDLCLALQDKRFDAGDGK, via the coding sequence ATGCTTGTAAACCAGATGGATACTCACTGTGAAGAAATGTCAGGATATTATTTAAAGAAACTTGCCAAGGGAGATAATCAGATGGATACTCACAGTGAAGAAACGTCAGGATATTATTTAAAGAAACTTGCCAAGGGAGATAATCAGATGGATACTCACAGTGAAGAAACGTCAAGATATTATTTAAAGAAACTTGCCAAGGGAGATAACAAGATCACTCTAACAAATTGTTATTCTGAAGCTATTCCAGACAAACTTGACCTTGAGCGATTTGAAAGAGGTCAACAGTTTTTCAGGCGAAACATTTCAGCATGCCTTTTTACAATGATGTGTTCACTGGTATGTGGTTTGTGTGTCACTAACTTATTAGAGCCGTTGGTCTTTACTGGAAAATCAGATACACCTCGGAAATCTTTAATTAGATATCTTAAAACAATGGCTCATGTCGTACAATGGCATTGTGGGAATGTTTGGGACATAAATTCAAAAGCAAGAAAATCCCTGCAGATAGTTTGTGGATTACATGACAGAACAAGGGTTGATATGATGAAGAAGACAGAGAAATTGTATGTTTCCCAGTACGACATGTCACTAGTCCAGGCGGGATTTATGGGCGCTATAATCATGTACCCTAAACAGTTTGGTATAAAAGCTAGTCAAGATGATCTAAAAGATTACGTTTATTTTTGGAGGTGGATAGGATATTTGTTAGGGATGGAAGACAGTAATAATATCTGTGTAAACTCTTTAGAAGAAGCCATTGCTATTTGTCATGAAATAGAGAATGACATTGTCTATCCAGCTTTACACAAACCTCCGCCACATTTTCATCACATGGCCAAAGCTTTTACAGATGGATCAAATATCTTccgtaatttcaaattttttacacCTGAATCAGTTATTTCATTTTCGTTGGATTTGGCAAAGAAGGAAAGACTCCCGCATTCATTTGTTGACAAAATCAGAATCATTTTCTTGAAggtgtttgtaaatcttatttattattccagtttatttagaaattttatgAACAGAAATGTAGAAGACTTATGTCTTGCTTTACAAGATAAAAGGTTTGATGCTGGTGATGgaaaataa